In a genomic window of Phyllostomus discolor isolate MPI-MPIP mPhyDis1 chromosome 5, mPhyDis1.pri.v3, whole genome shotgun sequence:
- the LOC114497974 gene encoding olfactory receptor 2A12-like: protein MSIMSSLPQGQGQNKEVLFVFNKQITMQSLGKKNHSSVSEFLLLGFSSELHVRTALFTFFLLLYIITLLGNGLIITLIYLDSHLHTPMYFFLSILSLVDMSYVTTTVPQMLVNMVRPRRMISWGACVAQMFIFLVLGIAECVLYAVMAYDRYVAICFPLHYTLFMSRAICIKMVTVCWLISTAGALIYTVFTMRLPYCGPYKINHFFCEVPAVLKLACADTSFNDQLDFILGFILLLVPLSLILASYVRIFASILRIRSSQGRFKSFSTCISHVTVVTMFYGPAMIMYMRPGSWFNPEWDKKLALFYNVVSAFLNPIIYSLRNKDVKGAFLKVFGGRGKAQ, encoded by the coding sequence ATGTCAATTATGTCCTCCCTCCCACAAGGCCAAGGACAGAACAAGGAAGTCCTGTTTGTCTTTAATAAGCAGATCACCATGCAGAGCCTTGGCAAGAAGAACCACAGCTCTGTGTCTGAGTTCCTTCTCCTAGGCTTCTCCAGTGAGTTGCATGTCAGAACCGCCCTGttcactttcttcctccttctctacaTCATCACCCTTCTGGGCAATGGACTCATCATCACCCTGATCTACCTGGATTCACACCTCCAcacacccatgtacttcttcctcagcaTCCTCTCCTTGGTGGACATGAGCTATGTCACCACCACTGTGCCCCAGATGTTGGTTAATATGGTGCGTCCAAGGAGGATGATCTCCTGGGGAGCTTGTGTAGCCCAGATGTTCATTTTCTTGGTCCTGGGCATTGCTGAGTGTGTACTCTATGCTGTTATGGCCTACGACAGGTATGTGGCCATTTGCTTCCCCCTCCACTATACCCTGTTCATGAGCCGTGCCATCTGTATCAAGATGGTCACAGTCTGTTGGCTCATTAGCACAGCTGGGGCTCTTATCTACACTGTCTTCACCATGCGCCTGCCTTATTGTGGTCCCTACAAGATAAACCACTTCTTCTGTGAGGTCCCTGCTGTCCTGAAGCTGGCCTGTGCAGACACCTCCTTCAATGACCAGTTGGATTTCATCTTGGgtttcatccttcttttggtgCCACTGTCCCTCATCCTGGCCTCTTATGTCCGcatctttgcctccatcttgagGATCCGCTCATCCCAGGGTAGGTTCAAGTCCTTCTCCACCTGTATTTCCCATGTCACTGTGGTCACCATGTTCTATGGGCCGGCCATGATCATGTACATGAGACCTGGCTCCTGGTTCAACCCAGAGTGGGACAAGAAGTTAGCCCTGTTCTACAATGTTGTCTCTGCCTTCCTCAACCCCATCATCTACAGCCTCCG